Proteins encoded within one genomic window of Natator depressus isolate rNatDep1 chromosome 1, rNatDep2.hap1, whole genome shotgun sequence:
- the GPR19 gene encoding putative G-protein coupled receptor 19 isoform X2 has translation MMFAYGMDNSKGSFVIPTVLLPLQNDSHSETSMSLASHEMTDVSTEYRAKRNSTVLQYELRPGEIVVASMVFGALWLFSVFGNSLVCLVIHRSRRTQSTTNYFVVSMACADLLISMTSAPFVLLQFTSGRWTLGSVMCKLVRYFQYLTPGVQIYVLLSICVDRFYTIVYPLSFKVSREKAKKMIAASWIFDAAFVSPAFFFYGSSWDNHCNFFLPYSWDGAVYSIIHLLVSFLIPSICIILFYQKVIKYIWRIGTDGRTVRRTMNIVPRTKVKTIKMFLMLNLVFLLSWLPFYVVQLWHPQETDYRKSSLVFMAITWISFSSSASKPTLYSVYNANFRKGMKETFCMSSMKCYRSNAYTITTSSRIAKKNYVGISEIPAPTKTVTKDSIYDSFDREAKEKKLAWPINSNPPNTFV, from the coding sequence ATGATGTTTGCCTATGGTATGGATAATAGCAAAGGTTCTTTTGTTATCCCAACAGTCCTGCTACCACTACAGAACGAcagccactctgaaacctctatgTCTCTGGCAAGCCATGAGATGACAGACGTATCCACGGAATACAGAGCCAAGAGGAACAGTACTGTCTTGCAGTATGAACTGAGACCAGGGGAAATAGTAGTAGCCAGCATGGTTTTTGGAGCATTATGGCTGTTCTCTGTCTTTGGCAATTCCCTCGTTTGCTTAGTGATCCACCGGAGCAGGAGAACTCAGTCTACCACCAACTACTTTGTGGTCTCCATGGCTTGTGCCGATCTCCTCATTAGCATGACGAGTGCTCCGTTTGTGCTGCTCCAGTTTACATCTGGCAGGTGGACACTTGGGAGTGTTATGTGCAAGCTAGTGAGATATTTTCAGTATCTCACTCCCGGTGTCCAGATCTACGTGCTGCTGTCTATCTGCGTAGATAGGTTCTACACAATTGTCTATCCTCTGAGTTTCAAAGTGTCCAGAGAAAAAGCCAAGAAAATGATTGCAGCATCTTGGATCTTTGATGCCGCTTTTGTGTCCCCAGCTTTCTTTTTCTATGGCTCCAGTTGGGACAACCATTGCAACTTTTTTCTCCCCTATTCTTGGGATGGAGCTGTCTACAGCATCATCCATCTTTTGGTGAGTTTTTTGATTCCATCCATTTGCATCATCCTATTTTACCAAAAGGTCATCAAATACATTTGGAGGATAGGAACTGATGGCAGAACAGTCAGGCGGACCATGAATATAGTCCCAAGGACAAAAGTGAAAACCATCAAGATGTTCCTGATGTTAAATTTAGTATTTCTGCTATCGTGGCTCCCTTTTTACGTGGTGCAGCTGTGGCACCCACAGGAGACAGACTACAGAAAGAGTTCTTTGGTTTTCATGGCTATCACCTGGATATCCTTTAGTTCGTCAGCCTCTAAGCCCACCCTGTACTCAGTGTATAATGCAAACTTCAGAAAAGGGATGAAAGAAACATTTTGCATGTCCTCCATGAAATGCTACCGAAGCAATGCATACACCATCACCACCAGTTCAAGGATAGCCAAAAAAAATTACGTTGGAATCTCAGAAATCCCTGCACCAACCAAAACTGTAACCAAAGACTCAATCTATGATTCATTTGACagagaagcaaaggaaaaaaagcttGCTTGGCCTATTAATTCGAACCCACCAAATACATTTGTCTAA